In a single window of the bacterium genome:
- a CDS encoding ACP S-malonyltransferase: MARIVAIFPNEGSQYVGMGKEFYAKSITVRDLFDKAEKLLQMKIAKICFLGPQEDQDILLHAHLITFLSDVAFFDPLVQNRRKPELLTGIGVGEVAALVAAESIPFANALQFIVRRAGLLRDFAEMNPGSGLFITGTPWDRLKPSLLREEGELIVTQALAPDTFVLWGPEEAVRSLESEVRGNRQIKTNPQPKRGPLFSEKAVELEKAMEALLVECLGDVRLKNPKIAFHRCWDGEYVGTPEAVREVLTCQYSKPVDWVTTVQKVNQRGFRTWVEVGPGKVYGSLVRKVDTDNRISNVEDVKSLSTTVKVTG, from the coding sequence ATGGCCCGGATCGTCGCCATCTTCCCGAACGAAGGTTCCCAATATGTCGGAATGGGCAAGGAATTCTACGCCAAGTCCATTACGGTCCGGGACCTTTTCGATAAGGCCGAAAAGCTCCTGCAGATGAAGATCGCCAAGATCTGCTTCCTGGGTCCCCAGGAGGACCAGGACATCCTGCTGCATGCCCACCTGATCACGTTCCTCAGCGACGTCGCTTTTTTCGATCCATTGGTACAGAACCGGCGGAAACCGGAACTCTTGACCGGGATCGGTGTTGGGGAGGTGGCGGCTCTGGTGGCCGCCGAGAGCATCCCTTTTGCCAATGCGCTCCAATTCATCGTTCGGCGGGCCGGGCTTTTACGGGATTTCGCGGAGATGAACCCGGGAAGCGGTCTTTTCATCACCGGCACGCCTTGGGATCGACTGAAGCCGAGCCTCTTGCGGGAAGAGGGCGAACTGATCGTGACCCAGGCCCTGGCCCCGGACACTTTCGTGCTGTGGGGGCCCGAGGAAGCGGTCCGATCCCTGGAGTCCGAGGTCCGTGGAAACCGGCAGATCAAGACCAATCCCCAGCCGAAACGAGGCCCCTTGTTCTCCGAAAAGGCCGTGGAATTGGAGAAAGCGATGGAAGCGCTCCTGGTGGAGTGTCTGGGCGATGTTCGATTGAAGAACCCCAAGATCGCCTTTCACCGTTGCTGGGACGGGGAATACGTGGGGACTCCCGAGGCGGTCCGTGAGGTTTTGACCTGTCAATATTCCAAACCCGTGGACTGGGTCACCACCGTCCAAAAGGTGAACCAAAGGGGATTCCGGACCTGGGTGGAGGTCGGCCCCGGGAAGGTCTATGGGTCCTTGGTCCGGAAGGTCGATACGGATAACCGCATTTCGAACGTTGAGGATGTCAAAAGTCTTTCAACGACGGTGAAGGTGACAGGATGA
- a CDS encoding TonB family protein: MGRTDSQGAMDLSFWRSLGYSALLHALLLALLFWVYQSFLVVHTPLMMDLTLIGQMSQGNGLGSLATQAGTQPQELPKAATEGEFGSVSQPQAQPEPPSSPRPEVSVKRPPKPVHHAGKASQEAYLEHLSKEAPIGLENRKNETAEIKTTAGLGHMGTAGAPEGSPNIEGELAARAIKRRVDPAYPDWARKQGIEAMVKFRMVVLPNGLLKENELQLEQTSGYRELDRVVYEALIQWEFEPLSSNLPQADQSGVITFSFDLKD; this comes from the coding sequence ATGGGGCGCACGGATTCCCAAGGCGCCATGGATCTTTCCTTCTGGCGGTCGCTCGGTTATTCGGCCCTCTTGCATGCGCTATTGTTGGCCCTGCTCTTCTGGGTCTACCAGTCCTTCCTCGTGGTCCATACCCCCTTGATGATGGACCTGACCTTGATCGGACAGATGTCCCAAGGGAACGGATTGGGATCCCTCGCGACCCAGGCGGGCACCCAGCCCCAGGAGCTTCCGAAAGCGGCGACCGAGGGAGAGTTCGGATCGGTCAGCCAGCCCCAAGCCCAACCCGAACCCCCGTCCTCCCCTAGACCGGAAGTGTCGGTGAAAAGGCCTCCTAAACCGGTCCATCACGCTGGGAAGGCCTCCCAAGAGGCTTATTTGGAGCATTTGTCCAAAGAAGCCCCGATCGGTTTGGAGAACAGGAAGAATGAAACGGCCGAGATCAAGACCACGGCGGGCCTGGGGCATATGGGGACCGCAGGTGCCCCAGAAGGGAGCCCCAACATCGAAGGCGAATTGGCCGCTCGGGCGATCAAACGCCGGGTCGATCCGGCCTATCCGGACTGGGCCCGAAAACAGGGAATTGAAGCCATGGTCAAGTTCCGAATGGTGGTCCTCCCCAATGGCCTTTTGAAGGAGAACGAACTCCAATTGGAGCAGACATCCGGTTATCGGGAATTGGATCGGGTCGTTTATGAAGCCTTGATCCAATGGGAATTCGAACCCTTGTCCTCCAATCTTCCCCAAGCCGACCAATCGGGAGTCATTACCTTCTCCTTCGACCTGAAAGATTGA
- a CDS encoding glycerol-3-phosphate acyltransferase, giving the protein MIHPVFSLVVGYLLGAMPLGYWSVLTIKRVDVRKHGSGNIGMTNVWRTVGPGWGILTLLLDIGKAVLAVQLAGVWGKGEEAWMAGAGLAVLLGNVFSVFLGFKGGKGIGVSVGVFYSLLALESALGTAAFAVGLASTRMISVGSLLGVTTMAVLALVRHGVGWASGLATLGAVMVWWTHRENIQRIRQGTERRIGSPKKGKK; this is encoded by the coding sequence GTGATCCATCCTGTCTTTTCCTTAGTGGTCGGATATTTGTTAGGGGCCATGCCTTTGGGTTATTGGTCGGTCCTTACGATCAAAAGGGTGGACGTCCGAAAGCACGGAAGTGGCAACATTGGTATGACCAATGTTTGGCGGACGGTCGGACCTGGGTGGGGGATCCTGACTCTTCTTTTGGACATCGGCAAGGCCGTCTTGGCGGTCCAGCTGGCCGGTGTTTGGGGAAAGGGGGAGGAAGCATGGATGGCGGGGGCCGGGTTAGCCGTCCTGTTGGGGAATGTTTTTTCGGTCTTCCTGGGATTCAAAGGGGGCAAGGGGATCGGGGTGAGTGTGGGTGTTTTTTATAGTCTTCTAGCCCTGGAAAGTGCCTTGGGTACGGCGGCCTTTGCCGTTGGTTTGGCTTCTACGCGAATGATATCGGTTGGAAGCTTGTTGGGGGTGACGACCATGGCGGTCCTGGCCCTGGTCCGTCATGGGGTAGGATGGGCCTCCGGTTTGGCGACCTTGGGAGCTGTTATGGTCTGGTGGACCCATCGAGAGAACATTCAAAGGATACGACAAGGGACCGAAAGACGCATCGGCTCCCCAAAAAAGGGAAAAAAATGA
- a CDS encoding MotA/TolQ/ExbB proton channel family protein, translated as MNHDFSLIQAVMKGGWAIGLLVLLSVVVFAVLYDRWSYYRSRYQGRESVLAGLEPFLDRKNLSESLEACDRNGTLLALVVRAGLQARADRRNIQEAMEREAKGQLILMERRLPFLATIGSIAPFIGLFGTVLGIIRAFRDLAISNAGGAAVVSEGIAEALIATAAGLFVAITSVFIYNLFQARLNVMAQEAEIVISEMTERLE; from the coding sequence ATGAACCATGATTTTTCGTTGATCCAGGCGGTGATGAAGGGAGGATGGGCGATCGGCCTTTTGGTCCTTTTGTCGGTCGTGGTCTTCGCGGTCCTTTATGACCGGTGGAGCTATTACCGGTCGCGTTACCAGGGAAGGGAAAGCGTCCTGGCCGGGCTCGAACCTTTTCTGGACCGTAAGAACCTGTCCGAATCCCTGGAGGCTTGCGACCGCAATGGGACCCTCCTGGCCTTGGTCGTTCGGGCCGGACTGCAGGCCCGAGCGGACCGGCGGAACATCCAGGAAGCCATGGAGCGGGAAGCCAAGGGCCAGTTGATCCTCATGGAAAGGCGTCTCCCCTTCCTCGCCACGATCGGTTCGATCGCGCCCTTCATCGGTCTTTTCGGGACGGTGCTGGGCATCATCCGGGCTTTCCGGGACCTGGCCATTTCCAACGCCGGCGGGGCCGCGGTGGTCTCCGAGGGCATTGCCGAGGCCTTGATCGCCACCGCTGCCGGGCTTTTTGTCGCCATCACGTCGGTTTTCATCTACAACCTGTTCCAAGCGCGGTTGAATGTCATGGCTCAGGAGGCCGAGATCGTCATCTCCGAAATGACCGAGCGGCTGGAGTAG
- a CDS encoding MerR family transcriptional regulator, translating into MPEEEKLFYSIGEAAQMLDVKPYVLRYWETEFRKLNPQKSPTGQRTYKSRDLRVAATIKRLLYGEKYTIAGAVQKLQELDAQAALDPFPGEDPKPRGTSGPSFQEISAKVEGPPEGTNMVLQKHQGRPKEKVVELFHLIEKTKSILGKYPILR; encoded by the coding sequence ATGCCAGAAGAAGAAAAACTTTTTTATTCCATTGGTGAAGCAGCCCAAATGTTGGATGTGAAGCCCTATGTCCTTCGTTATTGGGAGACCGAATTCCGTAAATTGAACCCTCAAAAATCACCGACCGGCCAGCGGACCTATAAGTCCCGGGACCTTCGAGTAGCTGCCACCATCAAGCGGCTGCTTTATGGTGAAAAATATACGATCGCGGGTGCGGTTCAAAAGCTCCAGGAATTGGACGCCCAAGCGGCCCTGGATCCTTTTCCAGGAGAAGATCCCAAACCGCGTGGAACTTCAGGTCCGTCCTTCCAAGAGATATCCGCCAAGGTCGAAGGACCACCGGAAGGGACGAACATGGTTCTTCAAAAGCACCAGGGGAGACCCAAGGAAAAGGTCGTTGAATTGTTCCATCTCATTGAAAAGACCAAGTCGATATTGGGAAAATACCCTATCCTACGGTGA
- a CDS encoding DUF2225 domain-containing protein, producing the protein MSSSLWNKKINCPFCKFEFETSRMRSSVIKIKEKMTDFGNIYEGECAYLYAVTVCPNCTFAALNKDFDSIRPDYETKVMEASKMVRESGKKKPEIFGLGPMAPEVSLKRHELAIAFTKMRSYSALGTLAGLYMHLVWINRLRGDLEREKAAMAEAVKAYKDYHEKGGDLPEKLGEPGILYLIGELHRRLGDYREARNYYGRALASKEIRSFPAIADMTRDMMLAAKTAMEKASMTEQAP; encoded by the coding sequence ATGAGCTCCAGCCTTTGGAACAAAAAAATCAATTGCCCTTTCTGTAAGTTCGAGTTCGAGACCAGCCGCATGCGCTCCTCGGTCATCAAGATCAAGGAGAAGATGACGGATTTCGGCAATATCTACGAGGGTGAGTGCGCCTACCTTTACGCCGTGACCGTCTGCCCCAACTGCACTTTTGCCGCCCTGAACAAGGATTTCGATTCCATCCGGCCCGACTACGAGACCAAGGTCATGGAAGCCAGCAAGATGGTCCGGGAATCCGGCAAGAAAAAACCGGAGATCTTCGGATTAGGGCCTATGGCGCCGGAAGTCTCCTTGAAACGCCACGAACTGGCGATCGCCTTCACGAAGATGCGGTCCTATTCGGCGCTGGGGACCCTGGCGGGGCTTTACATGCACCTGGTCTGGATCAACCGGCTTCGGGGGGACCTGGAACGGGAGAAGGCCGCCATGGCCGAGGCGGTAAAAGCCTACAAGGATTACCACGAGAAGGGCGGTGATCTTCCCGAAAAGCTCGGGGAACCGGGGATCCTTTACCTGATCGGGGAACTCCATCGTCGGCTGGGCGATTACCGCGAGGCCCGGAACTATTATGGCCGGGCCCTGGCCAGCAAGGAGATCCGGAGCTTCCCGGCCATCGCCGACATGACCCGCGACATGATGCTGGCGGCCAAGACCGCCATGGAAAAGGCAAGCATGACGGAGCAAGCCCCGTGA
- a CDS encoding NAD(P)H-dependent glycerol-3-phosphate dehydrogenase, whose amino-acid sequence MKVSVLGAGSWGIALSGHLHRAGHQVLLWARDPAKAARLQSEREEKALLPGVRLPDGIEVVGDLESALRGREAIIFVVPSHGMREVATKAAPWISSGQSLVCATKGLEEGTDERMSTVLKKYIKNAGSITVLSGPSHAEEVSRGLPTTVLAANEDLEEAKRVQGMFHWEQFRVYTSADRLGVELAGALKNVIAIAAGISDGLGLGDNSKAAIMTRGLHEMTRLGLAMGAQAPTFAGLAGMGDLIVTCTSRYSRNRALGERLGKGIGVEKALADMVMVAEGVRTARAACHLANQWKVEMPITGEVEQVLFKGKAAKEAARSLMSRSAKNEQEF is encoded by the coding sequence ATGAAAGTAAGTGTTTTAGGCGCCGGAAGTTGGGGTATCGCTTTAAGCGGTCACCTCCACCGGGCGGGTCATCAAGTCCTACTCTGGGCCCGGGATCCGGCCAAGGCGGCGAGGCTCCAAAGTGAACGGGAGGAGAAGGCACTTTTACCAGGGGTTCGTTTGCCGGACGGAATCGAGGTCGTAGGCGACCTGGAGAGTGCCCTTCGGGGAAGGGAAGCGATTATTTTTGTCGTTCCGTCCCATGGAATGCGCGAAGTTGCCACGAAGGCCGCCCCTTGGATCTCTTCGGGGCAAAGTCTGGTTTGCGCGACCAAAGGTCTTGAAGAGGGGACGGATGAGCGGATGAGCACGGTCTTAAAGAAATACATCAAGAATGCAGGTTCAATTACAGTATTATCCGGACCTAGTCACGCGGAAGAAGTGTCCCGTGGGTTGCCGACCACGGTTTTAGCCGCCAATGAGGATCTTGAAGAAGCGAAGCGGGTCCAGGGGATGTTCCATTGGGAGCAATTTCGGGTCTATACCTCGGCGGACCGATTGGGTGTGGAGTTGGCGGGGGCACTGAAGAACGTTATTGCAATCGCGGCCGGTATTTCAGATGGGTTGGGATTGGGTGACAATAGCAAAGCCGCCATCATGACCCGCGGGCTTCATGAAATGACCCGCTTGGGCCTGGCGATGGGTGCACAGGCCCCAACTTTTGCTGGTTTGGCGGGCATGGGGGACCTGATCGTGACCTGTACGAGTCGGTATAGCCGTAACCGGGCCTTGGGGGAGAGGTTGGGGAAGGGGATCGGTGTTGAGAAGGCGTTGGCCGATATGGTCATGGTGGCGGAGGGTGTAAGGACCGCTCGAGCAGCCTGTCATTTGGCTAACCAATGGAAGGTTGAAATGCCGATCACGGGTGAAGTGGAACAGGTCCTGTTCAAGGGAAAAGCCGCCAAGGAAGCGGCCAGGTCCCTGATGTCGCGTTCGGCCAAGAATGAGCAGGAATTTTGA
- a CDS encoding acylphosphatase — protein MVKTLSGTVHGRVQGVGFRYFTKNKALELGIRGWVRNNVDGSVEFQAQGNEMALEQFMHSLMMGPIGSRVESTQFQWSQESEEHSQFEIRG, from the coding sequence ATGGTCAAAACCCTTTCGGGAACGGTTCATGGTCGTGTCCAGGGGGTTGGATTCCGCTATTTCACGAAAAACAAGGCTTTGGAGCTTGGGATCAGGGGATGGGTCAGGAATAACGTTGATGGAAGCGTTGAATTCCAGGCCCAGGGAAATGAGATGGCTTTGGAACAGTTTATGCACAGTCTAATGATGGGGCCGATCGGAAGCCGGGTGGAAAGTACCCAGTTCCAATGGTCCCAAGAAAGCGAAGAGCACTCTCAATTCGAAATCAGGGGTTAG
- a CDS encoding tetratricopeptide repeat protein: ARILEEDPDYRYADLVRYLGGWCLFQVQDYDKALEAFRKVRTAKPEEPLLKLCRFQEAETYFRMGKNEEAKARYQDFLSAYPGDPLQVPALYGIGWAQEKSGDLPGALASFQKVLKEHPDHLLAPWAAVRVGSLATRAQKPDLARQAYGQGLELANGRPPADLLEFGLGWLDYSQQNYDPAARHFLAVSNFRPESVLNWDAQYLLAGCQYLSGNWVDAREIYTRLSMNAPVELARASAYWVGWCDYAQGRYDLALEEFQKVQGKAEGEIRARSYWAGAESAYGLKHYDEAILQYRKALEGGLPDNLILGCYSGLGWSYFQQERYPDALEAFQKAVRRAPGAPLGLEAQLRIGDCYYNLHQYPKAQEAYQSTSLKTAAGAVGLDAVEQVGWCQYRQEKFTEAEKTWAELSSRPEAEDRRPRLFYWSAWAHFRSKEFGPAAEGFRKVEEDYPKDDLAAEASLRYADCLFNLQKFQDSKTAYQSFLDHYPDSKLLPDALYGLQWSSEKLGEKEASSQVARSFLAKFPNSPFAAEIQYRLADGLFHQAKYQDAIEAYQALLLKYPDSPEAPRALFWEGTAYVRRGKNPEAIPVFQDLLNKFPSDPLALEGQFSLGSVYFETGKYRQALEAYEGIFTRYPDHRLATHALFNSAVCEKQLKHPDKALGYFQKLMKEHGGDPLAQEAGLQAGLLLEKTGSVPEALKAYEVTMASTNVDLAVEASFYHADLLKQTQHFDQARKEFDDLIRKYPAQDQWVVTAYAKIAESYEAQKEYTKADKAYRRILDYTKVTAYRVATEKRLKALEPFLKKTHRPQPKKGKGP, from the coding sequence TGCCCGGATCCTGGAAGAGGATCCGGACTATCGTTATGCCGATCTGGTCCGCTACCTGGGCGGATGGTGTCTTTTCCAGGTCCAGGATTACGACAAGGCCCTGGAGGCGTTCCGGAAGGTCAGGACCGCCAAGCCGGAGGAACCCCTCCTGAAATTGTGCCGGTTCCAGGAAGCCGAGACCTATTTCCGGATGGGAAAGAACGAGGAGGCCAAAGCCCGTTACCAGGATTTCCTATCGGCCTATCCCGGGGATCCCCTCCAAGTCCCGGCCCTTTACGGTATCGGCTGGGCCCAGGAAAAATCCGGAGATCTTCCGGGGGCACTGGCTTCCTTTCAAAAGGTCCTGAAGGAACACCCGGACCATCTCCTGGCCCCCTGGGCGGCGGTGCGCGTGGGAAGCCTGGCGACCAGGGCGCAGAAGCCGGACCTGGCGCGGCAGGCCTATGGCCAGGGACTGGAACTGGCGAATGGACGACCGCCCGCCGATCTTTTGGAGTTCGGCCTGGGCTGGCTGGATTATTCCCAGCAAAATTACGATCCGGCCGCCCGGCATTTCCTGGCCGTTTCCAATTTCCGTCCGGAAAGCGTCCTGAATTGGGATGCCCAATACCTGCTGGCCGGCTGCCAATACCTTTCGGGAAACTGGGTCGATGCCCGGGAGATCTATACCCGGCTATCCATGAATGCACCGGTGGAATTGGCCCGGGCCTCGGCTTATTGGGTGGGGTGGTGCGACTACGCCCAAGGCCGCTACGACCTGGCCTTGGAAGAGTTCCAAAAGGTCCAGGGAAAGGCCGAGGGGGAGATCAGGGCCCGGTCCTATTGGGCGGGGGCCGAATCCGCTTACGGCTTGAAGCATTACGACGAAGCCATCCTCCAATATCGCAAGGCCTTGGAAGGGGGATTGCCGGACAATTTGATCCTGGGCTGCTACTCCGGGCTCGGATGGAGCTATTTCCAACAGGAAAGGTATCCGGATGCCCTGGAGGCCTTTCAAAAGGCCGTCCGACGCGCGCCCGGAGCCCCGTTGGGGCTGGAAGCCCAGTTGCGGATCGGGGATTGCTATTACAACCTCCATCAATATCCGAAGGCCCAGGAGGCCTACCAATCCACATCCCTCAAAACGGCCGCTGGCGCCGTCGGACTGGACGCGGTGGAACAGGTGGGATGGTGCCAATATCGCCAGGAAAAATTCACCGAGGCGGAGAAGACTTGGGCCGAGCTGTCGAGCCGACCCGAAGCGGAGGACCGGAGGCCCCGGCTCTTCTATTGGAGCGCTTGGGCCCATTTCCGTTCCAAGGAATTCGGCCCGGCGGCCGAAGGGTTCCGGAAGGTGGAAGAGGACTACCCGAAGGACGACCTGGCCGCGGAGGCAAGCCTTCGTTACGCGGATTGTCTTTTCAATCTCCAAAAGTTCCAGGATTCAAAGACAGCCTACCAGTCGTTCCTGGACCATTATCCCGACAGCAAACTCCTGCCGGACGCCCTTTATGGCCTTCAATGGTCGTCCGAAAAATTGGGTGAGAAGGAGGCCTCCTCCCAAGTGGCCCGATCCTTCCTGGCCAAATTCCCCAACAGCCCCTTTGCCGCGGAGATCCAATACCGCCTGGCCGACGGCCTCTTCCACCAGGCGAAATACCAGGACGCGATCGAGGCCTATCAGGCGCTGTTGTTGAAATATCCGGACAGCCCCGAGGCTCCCCGGGCCCTTTTCTGGGAGGGAACGGCCTACGTCCGGCGGGGCAAGAACCCGGAGGCGATCCCCGTCTTCCAGGACCTCCTGAATAAATTCCCGAGCGACCCGTTGGCCCTCGAAGGGCAATTCAGCCTGGGGTCGGTCTATTTCGAAACGGGGAAATACCGGCAGGCATTGGAGGCCTATGAGGGGATCTTCACCCGCTACCCCGACCATCGCTTGGCCACCCATGCCTTGTTCAATAGCGCGGTCTGTGAAAAGCAGCTCAAGCATCCCGATAAGGCCCTGGGTTATTTTCAAAAGCTCATGAAGGAGCACGGAGGGGACCCCTTGGCCCAGGAGGCGGGCCTGCAGGCAGGACTCTTGCTGGAAAAGACCGGGTCCGTTCCGGAGGCCTTGAAGGCCTACGAGGTGACCATGGCCTCGACGAACGTGGACCTGGCCGTGGAAGCCTCCTTTTACCACGCGGACCTTTTGAAACAGACCCAGCACTTCGACCAGGCCCGGAAGGAATTCGACGATCTCATCCGGAAGTACCCCGCCCAGGACCAATGGGTGGTGACCGCTTACGCCAAGATCGCGGAAAGCTATGAGGCCCAGAAGGAATATACGAAGGCGGACAAGGCCTACCGGAGGATACTGGATTACACGAAAGTCACGGCCTACCGGGTCGCGACCGAGAAACGGCTCAAAGCCCTGGAGCCTTTCCTTAAGAAAACCCACCGGCCCCAACCGAAAAAAGGGAAGGGACCGTGA
- the der gene encoding ribosome biogenesis GTPase Der, with product MTRPNDFSKKKNIPEILILGRPNVGKSTLFNRLAGRSLALVDNQPGSTRDLKSFDVEWNGFDFTMTDSGGWVPGEKDSIALKVGSFLEERIRRVRVLLLVMDGLEGLTPADEWITRAVRKYGLPTWLVVNKVDRFEVRDEAASEFARLGFDHVFPISAMHGIGLDDLLDSLTDALKRLPARKEPIPDPQEGSHPMRIAILGKPNVGKSSIVNSILGEKRVLEDDLPGTTHDAIPVILETDQDSLVLVDTAGIRQTKQQDSRIEKLSVEQSLHELQTCQVVLFLLDGEKGITHQDVTISRIIGEAFRPVVIVINKWDIHPHGAEQARAERIAKRELRSIYFAPVLFVSARTGLNLEKVLPFAKAVYEESCKKIPTRKVNLALQEAISKQSPPFRKGHQIKVLYGFQRPGHPPAFEIFVNQAQSAAPTYVRYLESELRKSFDMENTPLQVVLKEKADKKEFKPKGFKRNFNPTEHRRRSKKHKRESE from the coding sequence ATGACACGCCCCAACGATTTTTCCAAGAAAAAGAACATCCCTGAGATCCTCATCCTGGGCCGACCGAACGTGGGAAAATCGACCCTGTTCAACCGCTTGGCGGGGAGGTCCCTGGCTCTGGTGGACAATCAACCCGGTTCCACCCGCGACCTGAAAAGTTTCGATGTCGAATGGAACGGTTTTGACTTCACGATGACCGACTCAGGAGGATGGGTCCCAGGCGAGAAGGACTCCATCGCCTTGAAGGTGGGCTCCTTTCTCGAGGAAAGGATCAGGCGGGTGCGCGTCCTCCTGCTGGTCATGGACGGTTTGGAGGGGTTGACCCCGGCGGATGAATGGATCACCCGGGCGGTGCGCAAATATGGACTTCCGACCTGGTTGGTGGTCAATAAAGTGGACCGCTTCGAGGTCCGGGACGAGGCGGCTTCCGAGTTCGCCCGGCTGGGCTTTGACCATGTCTTCCCGATCTCGGCCATGCATGGGATCGGACTGGACGACCTTTTGGATTCCCTGACGGACGCTTTGAAACGGTTGCCGGCCCGAAAAGAACCCATTCCCGATCCCCAAGAGGGATCCCATCCCATGCGGATCGCCATACTGGGCAAGCCCAACGTGGGCAAGTCCTCCATCGTGAACTCCATTTTGGGCGAGAAAAGGGTATTGGAAGACGATCTTCCGGGGACCACCCACGATGCCATCCCCGTCATCCTCGAAACGGATCAAGACTCGTTGGTCCTGGTCGATACGGCGGGTATCCGGCAAACCAAGCAGCAGGACAGTCGGATCGAGAAATTGAGCGTGGAACAGTCCCTTCACGAACTGCAGACCTGCCAAGTGGTGCTATTCCTTCTCGATGGGGAAAAGGGCATCACTCATCAGGATGTGACCATCAGCCGGATCATCGGGGAGGCGTTCCGGCCCGTGGTCATTGTGATCAACAAATGGGACATCCATCCCCACGGGGCGGAACAAGCCCGGGCCGAACGGATCGCCAAACGGGAATTAAGGTCCATTTATTTCGCCCCGGTTCTTTTTGTTTCGGCCAGGACGGGATTGAACCTGGAGAAGGTATTGCCGTTCGCCAAGGCGGTCTACGAGGAAAGCTGTAAAAAGATACCGACCCGTAAAGTGAACTTGGCCCTTCAGGAGGCCATTTCCAAGCAATCGCCCCCTTTTCGTAAGGGCCACCAGATCAAGGTCCTTTATGGGTTCCAAAGGCCCGGACATCCCCCCGCCTTCGAGATATTCGTCAATCAAGCGCAAAGCGCGGCCCCTACTTATGTCCGTTATCTGGAGTCCGAACTTCGAAAGTCCTTCGACATGGAGAACACACCCTTGCAGGTCGTGCTGAAGGAAAAGGCGGATAAAAAAGAATTCAAGCCCAAGGGGTTCAAACGGAACTTTAACCCAACCGAACATCGTCGAAGGTCCAAAAAACATAAAAGGGAATCCGAGTGA
- a CDS encoding biopolymer transporter ExbD, with protein MRSRLRGSPKLVAEINMVPFTDVVLVLLVIFMVTTPFLFQGTFQVKLPKVAAPSPNLPETITVMVAQGDRIFLNDQETPLDELAAKLASLLKERPNAVFLLSADKNVSHGTVTEVLSKAYQAGVVKMGISVELPNDGQGGKP; from the coding sequence ATGCGAAGCCGATTAAGGGGATCCCCCAAGCTGGTGGCCGAGATCAATATGGTGCCCTTCACCGACGTGGTGTTGGTGCTCCTGGTCATTTTCATGGTGACCACGCCGTTCCTTTTCCAGGGAACCTTCCAGGTCAAGCTACCTAAGGTGGCCGCGCCCTCGCCGAACCTTCCGGAGACCATCACCGTGATGGTGGCCCAGGGGGACCGTATCTTCCTGAACGACCAGGAAACTCCCTTGGACGAACTGGCCGCCAAACTCGCTTCGCTCCTGAAAGAGCGCCCCAACGCCGTCTTCCTGCTCAGTGCGGACAAGAACGTGTCCCATGGGACCGTCACGGAGGTCCTTTCGAAGGCCTACCAGGCGGGTGTGGTCAAAATGGGCATTTCGGTCGAACTTCCGAATGATGGGCAAGGTGGGAAGCCCTGA